From Halichoerus grypus chromosome 6, mHalGry1.hap1.1, whole genome shotgun sequence, one genomic window encodes:
- the SMIM10L3 gene encoding salivary gland specific protein SAGSIN1, with product MAAALSGLAVRLSRSAAARSYGVFCKGLTRTLLIFFDLAWRLRINFPYLYIVASMMLNVRLQVHIEIH from the coding sequence ATGGCGGCGGCTCTGTCGGGCCTGGCTGTCCGCCTCTCGCGCTCGGCCGCCGCCCGCTCCTATGGGGTCTTCTGCAAGGGGCTGACCCGCACGCTGCTCATCTTTTTCGACCTGGCCTGGCGGCTGCGCATCAACTTCCCCTACCTCTACATCGTGGCTTCCATGATGCTCAACGTCCGCCTGCAG